The Streptomyces tendae DNA segment CTTCTGACCGCTGAATGCGGTGGTGTCCACCCACGTGGTGATCTCGTCGTCGGGAAGACCGATCTCGGCCATCACGGCGGCCTCGGCAGGATCGGGCTCCGGCATGTCCTCGTGGAATTCGCGCATGATCTCGTCGAACCGCTGCATGGCCGAGCGGGGCATCGTGGTCCAGTACACCTTCGGTGCCAGGGCGGTCATTTCCAGCGCCGCCATCGTGATGCGGTGGGCCTGGATGTGGTCGGGGTGGCCGTAGAAGCCGTTCTCGTCGTAGGTGACGACCACGTCGGGCCGGTAGTGCCGCATGAGTTCCGCGAGCCGGGCGGCGCCTTCCTCGACGGGGGTCCGCCAGAAGGATCCGGGGGCGTCGTTGGTCGGCCAGCCCATCATCCCGGAGTCCGCGTAGTCCAGTGTTTCCAGATCGCTGACCTTCAGGACGCCACAGCTCGCTTCGAGCTCGCGGCGGCGCATCAGGGCGACGGCTGCCGGATCGTGCCCGGGATCGCCCGGCTTGACACCCCCCGGTCCGTCACCACAACCGCCGTCGGTACACGTCACGAGAACCGTGCGGATGCCTTCCGCGGCGTACCGCGCGAGGATGCCTCCGGTTCCGGTGGCCTCGTCGTCGGGGTGGGCGTGCACCGCCATGAGGGTCAAGGG contains these protein-coding regions:
- a CDS encoding PIG-L family deacetylase — encoded protein: MTDRPLTLMAVHAHPDDEATGTGGILARYAAEGIRTVLVTCTDGGCGDGPGGVKPGDPGHDPAAVALMRRRELEASCGVLKVSDLETLDYADSGMMGWPTNDAPGSFWRTPVEEGAARLAELMRHYRPDVVVTYDENGFYGHPDHIQAHRITMAALEMTALAPKVYWTTMPRSAMQRFDEIMREFHEDMPEPDPAEAAVMAEIGLPDDEITTWVDTTAFSGQKFDALAAHASQGENIFFLKMGKERFGELMGIETFVRVQDATGAAVPENDLFAGLR